From a single Methanofollis sp. W23 genomic region:
- a CDS encoding nucleoside 2-deoxyribosyltransferase, protein MYVLCAPCVLDPTLRADGITRPADLEAFRKVLERCRRFGIEVVPLPCPETAYLGRPRPPGTFVEHLDTPGFRAVLDRMEEEVREGIAARGPPLCIVGVDSSPCCGVNQTWYDTRVPGRGAFLSRFPEIEAIDVYDFARYRIYFAAPLFNEAERAFNREVRALLEEHHYEVYLPQEVGDDGASRDLGDRRQIFETHVEALREVDAVVAVIDGADADSGTSWEMGYAAGLGIPVVALRTDFRRVGPCEYVNLMLEESAEVVTDTADLVATVRRVLVSGVRDEGEKSCPL, encoded by the coding sequence ATGTATGTCCTCTGCGCACCATGCGTCCTTGATCCTACACTCCGTGCCGACGGGATCACCAGACCTGCAGACCTCGAAGCCTTCAGAAAAGTTTTGGAGCGCTGTCGGCGCTTCGGGATCGAGGTCGTCCCCCTCCCTTGTCCCGAGACCGCCTACCTGGGGCGCCCCCGCCCTCCAGGTACTTTTGTGGAACATCTCGACACTCCAGGCTTCCGCGCCGTCCTGGACCGGATGGAGGAGGAGGTGAGGGAGGGCATTGCCGCGCGTGGCCCCCCCCTCTGTATCGTCGGTGTCGATTCGTCTCCGTGCTGTGGGGTGAACCAGACCTGGTACGATACGCGGGTTCCCGGGCGCGGCGCCTTCCTCTCACGATTTCCTGAGATCGAGGCGATCGATGTCTACGACTTCGCGCGCTACCGCATTTACTTCGCCGCCCCCCTCTTCAATGAGGCCGAACGAGCGTTCAACCGGGAGGTCCGCGCCCTCCTTGAGGAGCACCACTATGAGGTCTATCTTCCGCAGGAGGTGGGGGACGACGGGGCGAGCCGCGACCTGGGCGACCGCCGGCAGATCTTTGAGACCCATGTGGAGGCGCTCAGGGAGGTCGATGCTGTCGTCGCGGTCATCGACGGCGCAGACGCAGACTCGGGCACATCCTGGGAGATGGGATATGCGGCCGGGCTTGGCATTCCGGTCGTGGCCCTGCGGACCGATTTCAGGAGGGTCGGTCCCTGTGAGTATGTCAACCTGATGCTTGAGGAGTCGGCCGAGGTGGTGACCGACACCGCCGACCTGGTGGCGACGGTGCGGCGTGTCCTGGTCTCAGGCGTCCGCGATGAGGGTGAGAAGTCTTGCCCGCTCTGA
- a CDS encoding tetratricopeptide repeat protein, with amino-acid sequence METTILRNFFWEYIWTTLWEEREADPGESALLHLFLIRRRRDIGFAAHVATAAYADEEAKNKFKTALSRVITEDSPKFTGEDRIDYFWQQYLWELKKGDLHGAQKTETILAAGTWTDDGYLAPPIPSGRLPGIRCWEQQEKAAITSLVKWSDLYFEAPFTDFPATQIIPAELKTASFTFTALRDELGETVAAGNPASFEKFVNDAAASIALFWFIGMKTEDQVALLNTTYPFSIDEETLDDFVTLFDDYETLLEDAADIFRHGFHEEARTIYAYILLHDKEAPHLHAAYTNLAVIFRDEDETENAVRCAEKAFLVLDADPDPDPYLLGLAEKDVGETCFLDGNIEKAEIAISTAIKTAEDLPPAQAAPLLWAVASALRRTGQFEEEYAVLTRVLSLDDTGKAMDASLERLFSMDQYARPDGTFDREGLSEIETKRKYLDSFGKGAALLQTFQFDQAIAYFEEALSLSRDIDLLRNTGIAHRFYGSPEKARTLLEEVLTERPDDLYASVHLSLLIGGKKGAELIKDAIEEGVRQGADLAMVLYPAVHHAASHQDVEVLTEIEKYSDLPTHEGRRSLFYLGVGTVLADLGFQKEANTCYRRALKATPPASVRGRVLRNMGILAADRDEHERAASLLEQALKVAPKDPTIWHRLSQVRAALDDTKGAAEAAREAARLVPTDETYQQEKALRAAKEEVPTPAPEDRTAAELINAGERLIEHQAGVPAALRAYAAAATSLGLDAGEPDTGADALSERARLLTLIADA; translated from the coding sequence ATGGAGACCACGATATTACGCAACTTCTTCTGGGAATATATCTGGACCACACTCTGGGAAGAGAGAGAGGCAGACCCCGGGGAGTCCGCCCTTCTTCACCTCTTCCTGATCAGGCGGAGACGTGACATCGGCTTTGCCGCCCATGTCGCCACTGCAGCATATGCAGATGAAGAGGCAAAGAACAAATTTAAAACTGCACTTTCCAGGGTGATCACCGAAGACAGCCCCAAATTCACCGGAGAAGACAGGATCGATTATTTCTGGCAGCAATATCTCTGGGAGCTCAAAAAAGGAGACCTCCACGGTGCCCAGAAGACCGAGACCATCCTTGCCGCAGGTACCTGGACCGACGATGGGTATCTCGCTCCCCCCATCCCCTCCGGAAGATTGCCTGGAATCAGGTGCTGGGAACAGCAGGAGAAGGCGGCCATAACTTCTCTGGTCAAATGGTCCGACCTCTACTTTGAGGCCCCTTTCACAGACTTTCCGGCGACCCAGATCATCCCGGCCGAACTTAAAACAGCCTCGTTCACCTTTACCGCCCTCAGGGATGAACTTGGGGAAACAGTAGCCGCAGGCAATCCAGCATCATTTGAAAAATTTGTCAATGATGCAGCCGCAAGCATCGCCCTCTTCTGGTTTATCGGGATGAAAACAGAGGATCAGGTCGCACTTCTCAATACCACATATCCATTTTCCATCGATGAAGAGACCCTGGACGACTTCGTCACCCTCTTCGACGACTACGAGACCCTCCTCGAAGATGCCGCCGATATATTCAGACACGGTTTCCATGAGGAGGCCAGGACTATCTATGCCTACATCCTCCTTCATGACAAGGAGGCGCCCCACCTCCACGCCGCCTACACCAACCTCGCGGTGATCTTCAGAGATGAGGACGAGACCGAGAACGCGGTCAGATGTGCAGAGAAGGCCTTTCTCGTCCTGGATGCAGACCCCGATCCCGACCCCTATCTCCTTGGCCTTGCGGAAAAAGATGTCGGGGAGACCTGTTTCCTGGACGGAAATATCGAAAAAGCTGAAATTGCCATCTCCACCGCCATCAAGACCGCCGAAGACCTCCCTCCAGCACAGGCCGCCCCACTCCTCTGGGCAGTCGCCTCAGCCCTCAGGCGGACCGGACAATTTGAAGAAGAGTACGCGGTGCTGACCAGGGTGCTGAGCCTTGATGATACCGGCAAAGCCATGGACGCCTCGCTCGAGAGGCTCTTCTCGATGGACCAGTACGCCAGGCCAGACGGCACCTTTGACCGCGAAGGACTCTCAGAGATCGAGACGAAACGGAAATACCTCGACTCTTTTGGGAAGGGGGCGGCACTTCTCCAGACCTTCCAGTTCGACCAGGCGATCGCATATTTTGAAGAGGCGCTCTCTCTCTCCAGGGACATCGACCTCCTGAGAAATACCGGGATCGCCCACCGCTTCTATGGTTCACCAGAGAAGGCGCGCACCCTCCTTGAGGAGGTGCTCACGGAGCGGCCCGACGATCTCTACGCCTCTGTTCACCTCAGCCTCCTCATCGGCGGGAAAAAAGGCGCCGAACTGATCAAGGATGCGATAGAAGAGGGAGTCAGGCAGGGCGCCGACCTTGCCATGGTGCTGTACCCGGCGGTGCACCATGCCGCTTCCCATCAAGACGTGGAGGTCCTCACCGAGATCGAGAAGTACAGCGATCTTCCCACCCATGAGGGCAGGCGCAGCCTCTTCTATCTCGGTGTCGGCACCGTCCTCGCCGACCTTGGCTTCCAGAAAGAGGCGAATACCTGCTATCGCCGTGCCCTGAAGGCGACCCCACCCGCATCAGTACGGGGGCGGGTGCTCAGGAACATGGGGATCCTGGCCGCCGACCGGGACGAACATGAGCGCGCCGCCTCTCTCCTCGAGCAGGCCCTCAAGGTCGCCCCCAAGGATCCGACCATCTGGCACCGCCTCTCTCAGGTCAGAGCGGCCCTCGACGATACCAAAGGGGCGGCCGAGGCCGCACGAGAAGCCGCACGCCTTGTCCCGACAGACGAGACCTACCAGCAAGAGAAGGCGCTCAGGGCAGCAAAAGAAGAAGTACCCACCCCTGCACCCGAGGATAGAACCGCTGCAGAACTCATCAATGCAGGAGAACGACTCATCGAACACCAGGCAGGGGTTCCGGCCGCACTCAGGGCCTATGCCGCTGCCGCCACCTCTCTCGGACTCGACGCGGGAGAACCGGACACGGGCGCAGACGCCCTCTCAGAGCGGGCAAGACTTCTCACCCTCATCGCGGACGCCTGA